The Montipora capricornis isolate CH-2021 chromosome 3, ASM3666992v2, whole genome shotgun sequence genome includes the window AAATAAACTACCAAATGAACCCAACATAATCATTTGAGGAATTTCATAACTGGAGATAGAGCAGCAGGCTATTAGTCttctaatattattatttgtgaACTATTTCAGAAGTCCATCAAATCACGGTTGTCCATATCTGCAACAAAGACAGCAACGGCATCACCATCCTCCACCGCACAACAGACTATACCACCCACCAACAAATGGTAATTTCTGCCCTCTCAGTATGGGGTCCACAGTACCACTTCAGCACCACCCACCCCACCCTCGACCTCCAGTTATCATTGATGTGGACCAAATACCAGATCATGTCAGAGCATTACCTGTGACAAGCCTTCCAAACTCATTGCTGGTTGCAAATATACCTGTAGCAGCACCTACATACATTCAACCACATCAACCTCAAGTAAGTGGTATTGTATGTCTGCTGAGGCTGCAAAGTTGCTGCAATTTGGTGTAAAGGGGATATGCATACAAAGTTCTCGAGAGCTTTTATTGATACTGAGAAGCCCAACTTTGAGTAACATATAGAATACAGAATAGAGTAATCATCTCTGGATCTGGCTTGTTCCAAAAAAGAGTTTTTAGTAGGGGTTCTCAAGTTTTGTGCCTTAAGAAACCATAATTGGGTCATACAGTTTTGAATAGTGCAAGAGGATCAGAGTTCTGTTGTCCATGGATTTCCTGGTTTTGAATGTCGTGACAGATTTTGAGACTCATCTGTGCTCTGGAGAATACAAGTACGTGTACGTCCTAAAATAATGTGCCCTTTTTCAGGGTTTTTAATAAGAGCCTCCGGCCAGGGAAATTTGCCGGCTATTTTTCCTAGGAAATTACATTTTTTACGAATAACATGAAAAAcggcaaaaaaaagaaaaatgtatgAATTCTGAGTAATTTCGGCAGCGATTTCTGTTTCCCTGTCCATGTCAAAGGCAATGATCGAAGATCGAGCACACACGTTTTGAGGCAGCGGTCCAGGCATCCAGTACATGGTGTAATCTGTCTGATTTGAGAACTACACTGTACATTTGAAGTGTGATGAGACGCCATTTTCTGTCACGATATATGACGTACCTTTCATGCAGCTGTGTAGAATGCAAGGGAGCCTTACAGGGttatgtcacgctattttagcatCTGTTTAAAACCCAAAATATGTCTTGCCATCAACtgcatttccaaaaaaatttagAGCATTCTTGTACTCTTTCTGAATTGAAAAAGTTAAGATTTAACGATATTAGTGTTCTGTTCAAATACCCTAATTGCTCCAGAATGCAGGAAAGGCATTCTAAGAGGCCCAAAACCCCCCTGCAAGCTACATTCTCCACCTGCTCCTCAGCTTTTGCCACCTACTCAAATTCGTATTGAAAACCCTGCTTTTTAGGTATCACTGCAGTTGGCTAGAATTTGAACAGTCCATTAGTATTAGCCCTTTCAGTACTGAGAGCGAGACTctcagattttactctgtctaatgccagacaatatTGTATGTCAATTGGGTTTGCTTTGTGTCCCCTTTGATATTTAATACAATATTCAATGTGTGAAATGTAGATCTCTGTAAGGTTTCTTATTTGCTAGTTGGTTATCATGCGTGGACCTGTCTCTAACTGTGGAAGTGGAAGTAATGAGGGACAAGGGTCATTGTCTTTTTGTACGCAGTTTAGTGTAAAACCACGAATACcataatttcattttaattagAGGTCCTGCTCTCATATGAGAATTCCCTTTCATATGTAGAAGTTTTAATTTGATATCGTTGCTAATCAGGGTGTCTAACTACTGTTGTTTACTCTTTCTCTAGATGGATGTGGATCCGTCAGGAAGTAACGGAGTTAGTAcgcatcatcatcaccattatcaccaccaccaccaccatcatCACCATCACTTTGTACAGCCGCCGTATCAAGTACCACAGGGATATCATCCATACCCCCCCACACATGGCAATATGGTAAGGGAATGATGGTCAAgacttattttttttcctgctaAATTTGATGATATTGGAATAACACTTACTTACTTGTAATTTGCTAATTGATAGTGATGGGAATCGAATGAGATTTTAGTATCGATCATCAGGAATAATCGGATTGACCCAACCGATAGATTGTCGATTATAATCTGAAAATCTATTGTTCTGTATGAAATACGCACTATCAAATgtgaaataaatacaaaaatacaaaGCCTAGCCTGGCGTGAGCATGTTTTGCCGAGTTttggaaaacaatgaaaaatgtaTGAAACGTAGGATTATTGCATTTGTCTGCAATAATTGATTGCCATCAATACAAATACTGTATCTGAATAATTATTGAACTCATCCAAGAATCAGTGACATGTTTTTTGCATTCTGAAATCAGCAGCATCACCGACACTCAAGAAGATGGCATCACAGCAACTCATCACACTCTAGTTGGTCATCTCGCCATGCTCATCCCGCCCCCCAACCATCTGCTTCCATGCATCCTTATCCTGATCTTCTTTACCATCTGATATCTGTGATGTCAATGCAACCTGTGCCGTCACAACCATCACCTCCTGCGTGGGAAGAAGAGCTCCACCCACGTGAAAACTATGAGGTACTTTTTTGTATTATTGTTTTATGTGTAAAATCGATGAAGTTGCTCACAACCAATAAGGACTCAGCCAGTGTGCATCCTAGGTTCTGCAATAATATTGGTCTAAAATCACTGTCATTGTAATGGTATGtcacataacaaaaaaaaaaaatagcaaaacagACCTTTTCCTAATCCCTCAAACAATCGTTCTTTTTAGTTGAAATTGCCAGtggaccactttcataaatggcaaccaTAATGATATGTACATTCTTTTGTACTTATGTGAATTAGACCttctgccctcattttgaaacaaaaaatcttTTGAATTTCGCTTGTTGTagtgaggctagaaaggcttattagcattaaaacaaaataatattttatgtGGCTGCCATTGTGAAAGACGTCTTTGACATCAAACTGTAGCAACCACAGAGAGAAAGTTGGGTCCTCAAAATATATACTTTCAGCTCTTGAGTACCAAAGGTGGCATTTACTCCGGTGCTTCCTCCTCTTTGTCTTTTGATTAGCAGAGAGGCGATTCCATGTCTCACATGAAGTAAAATAATAAGATCCTGACCTTGGTTAACTTCATTATCAATGTTggcatgttattattatcatcacaGACTCTGCTGAACTTTGCTGAACAGATGGGTGAGGCCAAACCAAAAGGGCTGTCTCGAATAGAAATTGACCAGCTGCGAACATACCGTGTTACAGCAGGatcaaaagaagaaaaggatAACAAGAGATGTGTGGTGTGTTTAGTAGATTTTGAGGAGAAACAGTTGGTTAGAGTTCTCCCTTGTCTTCACGAATATCATACAAGATGTATTGACAAATGGCTTAAGGTAGGCTGGATTTATTAGTTGATTTATCAGTTGTGTGGTGTTCCTAATATCTACATTATTATCCTACAATACTGGCTGATACAAAAAGTATCTTTGACTTTTCATTGATG containing:
- the LOC138043118 gene encoding E3 ubiquitin-protein ligase RNF38-like isoform X2, with translation MARELIPSLPAFSALEHTATAPSCSNFVKSDIKPNFSSQVIDLTSEGAFTTMSHQPLRHMPPFPPHPQHSSAFHRVNHPPESHGSPSNHGCPYLQQRQQRHHHPPPHNRLYHPPTNGNFCPLSMGSTVPLQHHPPHPRPPVIIDVDQIPDHVRALPVTSLPNSLLVANIPVAAPTYIQPHQPQMDVDPSGSNGVSTHHHHHYHHHHHHHHHHFVQPPYQVPQGYHPYPPTHGNMHHRHSRRWHHSNSSHSSWSSRHAHPAPQPSASMHPYPDLLYHLISVMSMQPVPSQPSPPAWEEELHPRENYETLLNFAEQMGEAKPKGLSRIEIDQLRTYRVTAGSKEEKDNKRCVVCLVDFEEKQLVRVLPCLHEYHTRCIDKWLKSNRTCPICRAEVNVNSE
- the LOC138043118 gene encoding E3 ubiquitin-protein ligase RNF38-like isoform X1, yielding MARELIPSLPAFSALEHTATAPSCSNFVKSDIKPNFSSQVIDLTSEGAFTTMSHQPLRHMPPFPPHPQHSSAFHRVNHPPESHGSPSNHGCPYLQQRQQRHHHPPPHNRLYHPPTNGNFCPLSMGSTVPLQHHPPHPRPPVIIDVDQIPDHVRALPVTSLPNSLLVANIPVAAPTYIQPHQPQMDVDPSGSNGVSTHHHHHYHHHHHHHHHHFVQPPYQVPQGYHPYPPTHGNMQHHRHSRRWHHSNSSHSSWSSRHAHPAPQPSASMHPYPDLLYHLISVMSMQPVPSQPSPPAWEEELHPRENYETLLNFAEQMGEAKPKGLSRIEIDQLRTYRVTAGSKEEKDNKRCVVCLVDFEEKQLVRVLPCLHEYHTRCIDKWLKSNRTCPICRAEVNVNSE